Proteins encoded by one window of Pyxidicoccus trucidator:
- a CDS encoding PadR family transcriptional regulator: MADTSLELVQGTLDVLILKSLSWGALHGYAVAEAIGERSGQVLKVEEGALYPALHRLEKRGLLEAEWGLSENNRRAKFYKLTSAGRAHLRAEAQTWTRYAAAVSRILEVA; the protein is encoded by the coding sequence ATGGCGGACACGTCGCTGGAGCTGGTGCAGGGCACGCTGGACGTGCTCATCCTGAAGAGCCTGTCGTGGGGCGCGCTGCACGGCTACGCGGTGGCGGAGGCCATCGGCGAGCGCAGCGGCCAGGTGCTCAAGGTGGAGGAAGGCGCGCTCTACCCCGCGCTGCACCGGCTGGAGAAGCGGGGCCTGCTGGAGGCCGAGTGGGGCCTGTCCGAGAACAACCGGCGGGCGAAGTTCTACAAGCTCACCTCCGCCGGCCGTGCCCACCTGCGCGCGGAAGCCCAGACGTGGACGCGCTACGCCGCAGCCGTGTCTCGCATCCTCGAGGTCGCCTGA
- a CDS encoding AI-2E family transporter, with protein sequence MGETRRWSNFVFAGLFALALILFSRILLPFLMPVLLGGFLVVLFMPVQDYLGQKLRGRKSLAAGLSTLAVFLLILVPLALVGWMVARELLQFVGQAQDLLEQVDLRHQFASSLPRGLSRYIRFDPESAETERALMTAVTGGAALLKDVVSAGAELVINMFMMTVAMFYFFLDGRRLVSEVMRLIPLDKRYFEAFSREFTDVAYAIVYGNTVTALIQGAVGFAGLLIAGVPHAGVWGAAMVLVALVPVGGTALVWGPIGVVLIAANKVTEGVFLLSWGTFLVGSIDNVIRPKLCGARMALHPLLVFLSMFGGLAVFGMMGLLVGPLIASIFMAMVRIYRRDFLGIGRAEHLAAAQAQAAADSSPSLVPEPSPMSVGGASLGAPATMNA encoded by the coding sequence GTGGGTGAAACTCGGCGTTGGTCGAACTTCGTTTTCGCGGGGCTCTTCGCGCTCGCGTTGATTCTCTTCTCCAGGATTCTGCTGCCGTTCCTCATGCCAGTGCTGCTGGGCGGCTTCCTGGTCGTCTTGTTCATGCCAGTCCAGGACTACCTGGGCCAGAAGCTGCGCGGTCGCAAGTCCCTCGCGGCCGGGCTGTCCACCCTCGCGGTGTTCCTCCTCATCCTGGTGCCGCTGGCGCTGGTGGGGTGGATGGTGGCGCGTGAGCTGCTCCAGTTCGTGGGGCAGGCGCAGGACCTGCTGGAGCAGGTGGACCTGCGTCACCAGTTCGCCTCCAGCCTGCCCCGCGGTCTGAGCCGCTACATCCGGTTCGACCCGGAGAGCGCGGAGACGGAGCGGGCGCTGATGACGGCCGTGACGGGCGGGGCGGCGCTGCTCAAGGACGTGGTGAGCGCGGGCGCCGAGCTGGTCATCAACATGTTCATGATGACCGTGGCCATGTTCTACTTCTTCCTCGATGGCCGCCGGCTGGTGTCCGAGGTGATGCGGCTCATCCCCCTGGACAAGCGCTACTTCGAGGCCTTCTCGCGCGAGTTCACGGACGTGGCCTACGCGATTGTCTACGGCAACACGGTGACGGCGCTCATCCAGGGCGCGGTGGGCTTCGCGGGGCTGCTCATCGCCGGGGTGCCGCATGCGGGCGTGTGGGGCGCGGCCATGGTGCTGGTGGCGCTGGTGCCGGTGGGCGGCACGGCGCTGGTGTGGGGGCCCATCGGCGTGGTGCTCATCGCCGCGAACAAGGTGACGGAGGGCGTGTTCCTCCTGTCCTGGGGCACCTTCCTGGTGGGCAGCATCGACAACGTCATCCGGCCCAAGCTGTGCGGGGCGCGCATGGCGCTGCACCCGCTGCTCGTCTTCCTGTCCATGTTCGGCGGGCTGGCGGTGTTCGGGATGATGGGGCTGCTGGTGGGCCCGCTCATCGCCTCCATCTTCATGGCCATGGTGCGCATCTACCGGCGTGACTTCCTCGGCATCGGCCGCGCGGAGCACCTGGCGGCGGCGCAGGCGCAGGCGGCGGCGGACTCGTCGCCGTCCCTGGTTCCGGAGCCGTCGCCGATGTCGGTGGGAGGAGCGTCCCTGGGCGCTCCGGCGACGATGAACGCCTGA
- a CDS encoding ABC transporter permease, whose product MRMPPGFKRLLKLAVRPRAVEQDVDDELRFHLEQRAEKLQREGLPPTQARELARQEFGDLERVRSECVRLGQERERELKRSLFLDALAQDVRYALRTLRKAPAFTLVAILTLALGIGATTALFSVVRGVLLKPLPFPAPERLVRLWQASPVLDSPRSALSQNDFEDWKARQQSFSDVGAWWHVEKMSGVDLSGLGDPEELEATFVTDGFFSTLGMAPQLGRALLPEENVPGQDAVVVLSHGFWTRRFGADPALVGRTLTLEGVPHTVVGIMPPSFTFPAEQMDVWLPLSRIPESGIPRVRFNRFLAAAGRLKPGVTLETARLELGGIAAQLAEAHPESNAQYPAVTAIPLHEAITGDVRAGLLVVLGAVGLLLLIACANVANLQLARATLRERELAVRAALGAGPGRLVRQLLTESVVLAALGGTLGLLLAVWGTEALVGASVQQLPRLREVGVDGEVLAFAAGATLLTGLLFGLLPALRASSTRLEPMLKAGRGTVGAGGARLRGMLVVAEVAIAVVLVTGAGLATRSLGKMLAEDPGFRAKGAAVVSFSVPQEKRPQRRQYLAEILERVRAVPGVQSAALVKYLPLEHKGEDLAFSRPGHPEDEASPPHTLLMHTSTDYFRTLGIPLLGGRAFETTDTVDAPEVMVVNQAFARRYFPGEDAVDKTIKVGTTELRIVGVVGDVRQAGLAEAAPPLSYVHVLQSTRSSLNLVVRGQGALLPLATAARQAIWSVNSQQTISRITTLEAVVSEAVTRPRLLSVLLGLFAGLGLALAAVGIYGVLAYTVSQRQREMGVRLALGAQPSDVLRLVLKSGMALAGAGVALGVAGALGLSRVMGSILYGIAPHDPLTFGGVMALLLGVALVACLVPARRAMRVDPAVTLRGE is encoded by the coding sequence ATGCGAATGCCGCCTGGCTTCAAGCGCCTGCTCAAGCTCGCCGTGCGCCCGCGCGCGGTGGAGCAGGACGTGGATGACGAATTGCGGTTCCACCTGGAGCAGCGCGCGGAGAAGCTCCAGCGCGAGGGCCTTCCGCCCACCCAGGCCCGGGAGCTCGCCCGGCAGGAGTTCGGGGACCTGGAGCGCGTGCGCTCCGAGTGCGTGCGCCTGGGCCAGGAGAGGGAGCGAGAGCTGAAGCGCAGCCTCTTCCTGGACGCGCTGGCGCAGGACGTACGGTACGCGCTGCGGACGCTACGCAAGGCGCCCGCCTTCACGCTGGTGGCCATCCTCACGCTGGCGCTGGGCATCGGCGCCACCACCGCCCTGTTCAGCGTGGTGCGGGGCGTGTTGCTCAAGCCGCTCCCCTTCCCCGCTCCCGAGCGGCTCGTCCGCCTGTGGCAGGCGAGCCCCGTGCTGGACTCGCCGCGCAGTGCCCTCTCCCAGAACGACTTCGAGGACTGGAAGGCCCGGCAGCAGTCGTTCTCGGACGTGGGCGCGTGGTGGCACGTCGAGAAGATGTCGGGCGTGGACCTGAGCGGCCTGGGAGACCCCGAGGAGCTCGAGGCCACCTTCGTGACGGACGGCTTCTTCTCCACGCTCGGCATGGCGCCGCAGCTCGGCCGGGCGCTCCTGCCGGAGGAGAACGTGCCGGGCCAGGACGCGGTGGTGGTGCTCAGCCACGGCTTCTGGACGCGCAGGTTCGGCGCGGACCCGGCGCTCGTCGGGCGCACCCTCACCCTGGAAGGCGTGCCCCACACGGTGGTGGGCATCATGCCGCCGTCCTTCACCTTCCCCGCCGAGCAGATGGATGTGTGGCTGCCCCTGTCCCGCATCCCCGAGAGCGGCATCCCCCGCGTCCGCTTCAACCGCTTCCTCGCCGCGGCCGGCCGCCTCAAGCCGGGCGTGACGCTGGAGACGGCGCGCCTGGAGCTGGGCGGCATCGCCGCGCAGCTCGCGGAGGCGCACCCGGAGAGCAACGCCCAGTACCCCGCCGTCACCGCCATTCCCCTGCACGAGGCCATCACCGGCGACGTGCGCGCGGGCCTGCTGGTGGTGCTGGGCGCGGTGGGCCTGCTGCTGCTCATCGCCTGCGCCAACGTGGCCAACTTGCAGCTTGCCCGGGCCACGCTGCGCGAGCGGGAGCTGGCGGTGCGCGCGGCCCTGGGCGCGGGGCCGGGGCGGCTGGTGCGCCAGCTGCTCACGGAGAGCGTCGTGCTCGCGGCGCTGGGCGGGACACTCGGCCTGTTGCTGGCGGTGTGGGGCACGGAGGCCCTGGTGGGCGCCTCCGTGCAGCAGCTCCCCCGGCTGCGCGAGGTGGGCGTGGACGGCGAGGTGCTGGCCTTCGCCGCGGGCGCCACCCTGCTCACGGGCCTGCTGTTCGGACTGCTGCCGGCGCTCCGGGCCAGCTCCACGCGGCTGGAGCCCATGCTCAAGGCCGGGCGCGGCACGGTGGGCGCGGGCGGGGCGCGGCTGCGCGGAATGCTCGTCGTCGCGGAGGTGGCCATCGCCGTGGTGCTCGTCACGGGCGCGGGACTGGCCACGCGCAGCCTGGGGAAGATGCTCGCCGAGGACCCGGGCTTCCGCGCGAAGGGCGCCGCGGTGGTGAGCTTCTCCGTCCCCCAGGAGAAGCGGCCGCAGCGGAGGCAGTACCTCGCGGAGATACTTGAGCGCGTGCGCGCCGTCCCGGGCGTGCAGTCCGCCGCCCTGGTGAAGTACCTGCCGCTGGAGCACAAGGGCGAGGACCTCGCCTTCAGCCGCCCCGGCCACCCGGAGGACGAGGCGAGCCCACCGCACACGTTGCTGATGCACACGAGCACCGACTACTTCCGCACGCTGGGCATCCCCCTGCTGGGAGGCCGCGCCTTCGAGACCACGGACACGGTGGACGCCCCCGAGGTGATGGTGGTGAACCAGGCCTTCGCCCGCCGGTACTTCCCGGGCGAGGACGCGGTGGACAAGACAATCAAGGTGGGCACGACGGAGCTCCGCATCGTCGGCGTGGTGGGCGACGTGCGTCAGGCGGGACTGGCCGAGGCGGCACCACCGCTCAGCTATGTGCACGTTCTGCAGAGCACCCGCTCATCCCTGAACCTGGTGGTGCGCGGACAGGGTGCACTGCTGCCACTGGCCACCGCCGCGCGGCAGGCCATCTGGTCCGTGAATTCGCAGCAGACCATCAGCCGCATCACCACGCTGGAGGCGGTGGTGAGCGAGGCCGTGACGCGCCCGCGCCTGCTGTCCGTGCTGCTGGGCCTGTTCGCGGGACTGGGGCTCGCCCTGGCGGCGGTGGGCATCTACGGCGTGCTGGCCTACACGGTGAGCCAGCGGCAGCGGGAGATGGGCGTGCGGCTGGCGCTCGGAGCCCAGCCGTCGGACGTGCTGCGGCTGGTGCTGAAGAGCGGCATGGCCCTCGCGGGAGCCGGCGTCGCGCTGGGCGTCGCGGGCGCACTGGGGCTGTCACGGGTGATGGGGAGCATCCTCTACGGCATCGCACCGCATGACCCGCTCACGTTCGGCGGAGTCATGGCGCTGCTGCTCGGGGTGGCGCTGGTGGCGTGTCTCGTCCCCGCGCGCCGGGCCATGCGCGTGGACCCGGCGGTGACGCTCCGGGGGGAATGA